The Pseudofrankia inefficax genome window below encodes:
- a CDS encoding flavodoxin family protein, with protein sequence MVSMPTLLIVHHTPSPSMQAMLEAVLAGARDDAIEGVEVVVRPALAATAVDVLAADGYLLGTPANIGYMSGALKHFFDTIYYPCLDATVGRPYALYVHGNSDTTGAVRGVETIATGLRWKRLRDPLSVTGQLDAADREACWELGAVVSASLADG encoded by the coding sequence ATGGTGTCGATGCCGACGCTTCTGATCGTCCACCACACGCCGTCGCCGTCCATGCAGGCGATGTTGGAAGCAGTGCTCGCCGGCGCCAGGGACGACGCGATCGAGGGTGTGGAGGTCGTCGTCCGCCCGGCCCTGGCAGCCACCGCGGTCGATGTGCTGGCGGCCGACGGCTACCTCCTCGGGACCCCGGCGAACATCGGCTACATGTCGGGCGCCTTGAAGCACTTTTTCGACACGATTTACTATCCGTGTCTCGACGCTACTGTGGGTCGTCCTTATGCCCTCTACGTCCATGGCAACAGCGACACGACCGGAGCGGTCCGCGGCGTCGAGACGATCGCCACCGGTCTGAGGTGGAAGCGCCTGCGCGATCCGCTCTCCGTGACAGGTCAACTGGACGCCGCCGACCGCGAAGCGTGCTGGGAACTTGGCGCTGTCGTCTCCGCGAGTTTGGCAGACGGCTGA
- a CDS encoding GH25 family lysozyme, translated as MAPTPAAVIAGIDVSKWQPSIDWRQVRKAGYQFAYVGAVGSYGENPSFRTQYDGAAAAGLYRGAYFFANPATATGTADADRFLAMTGRLNDGTTLWPVLDVERHPKLAACDGIGPAAWTSYIRAFLARVTARTGVTPMIYTAANFWRTCLQNTAAFTRTTRLWAAQPRTLSPQPFAGWPRLTFWQHSTGQVPGVTATTDRDTFFGTLADLRGLVVTRA; from the coding sequence ATGGCACCAACGCCGGCAGCGGTCATCGCCGGGATCGACGTGTCCAAGTGGCAGCCGTCCATCGACTGGCGTCAGGTGCGCAAGGCGGGATACCAGTTCGCGTACGTGGGCGCGGTCGGCAGCTACGGAGAGAACCCGAGCTTCCGCACCCAGTACGACGGCGCCGCGGCCGCCGGCCTGTACCGGGGCGCCTACTTCTTCGCCAACCCGGCCACCGCCACCGGAACGGCCGACGCCGACCGGTTCCTGGCCATGACCGGCCGCCTAAACGACGGAACGACCCTCTGGCCGGTCCTCGACGTGGAACGTCACCCCAAGCTCGCCGCCTGCGACGGAATTGGCCCGGCTGCCTGGACCAGCTACATCCGGGCATTCCTGGCCCGCGTCACGGCCCGCACCGGCGTGACACCGATGATCTACACTGCGGCCAACTTCTGGCGAACCTGCCTGCAGAACACCGCGGCCTTCACCCGGACGACCCGGTTGTGGGCCGCGCAGCCGCGCACCCTCTCACCGCAGCCATTCGCCGGCTGGCCCAGGCTGACATTCTGGCAGCACTCGACGGGCCAGGTCCCGGGCGTCACGGCCACGACCGATCGCGACACGTTCTTCGGCACCCTGGCCGACCTGCGCGGTCTCGTCGTCACACGGGCCTGA